One genomic window of Ktedonobacteraceae bacterium includes the following:
- a CDS encoding N-6 DNA methylase, producing the protein MVSERVEIKALIHQLKPILKRIRKQARTQFNSLLFPVENGTLSKQADEVFNAWQALINGTYADPQEEFCLQAAYHQFVRIFFVRACEDHGLVPYLVIDRNLAPVIQDAYLSLLKRVYPPGCSSRHYGSQDFFDWFTPDARSICSLFRLLRRYDFKALGMDLLGRIYDESFIESKGRSETGQFYTPDYLVDYMLDTLGMPYCGEQDNQSTAQLRAFLEKTVGDLSCGSGTFLIAAAARKSAILRHLVAKHEIDPEYALRMLTQTFLGFDLNPFACYLAEVNLLIQCLPFLVDEQGHLCRSVDRFHIYCTDSLEPTYAEQMHALMNGKATERISLRPPRPRGQALSEEERRIISIKEAKGLPFDLTQLNPGRQGIDYLVGNPPYVSAGESSENLLYRNEVWNFGIYHLLYQRWDLFVPFFERNLQFLRPETGRSGLIVSNGIETEGYADRLRQALSKNYSLLQIDFFPGLRLFQDAAVENTIVLLENRAPDENHLVRRRRHTQSDCKHFETLPSLPQVASNGQLFRWRYDPILNKSMSEATIPLCALVYIGTGIEAQSDEDSDPVIDGKRQKRFTLNDVFLPPSMGKERPAEYPDDGVLGDDVDRYFLRRKRFVAYEKFRPYMRGPRHIALFRTSEKLLLGETSGGYYDREGLFANHSVQVVVPWKALEIAGALEERGIRRVLRKSQQITGLQGDLASLSDGFDLRYLLAIVNSRFMHAYLTSNMHEGTRKNRVYPDVWKYLPIKVASPERQQEIAVLVEVVQDEYRKLDIIKEDERAEMLADIESKLEEIEGLVEALYSALAEPVDLISHRYA; encoded by the coding sequence ATGGTTTCAGAACGTGTAGAAATAAAAGCCCTTATTCACCAGCTCAAGCCTATATTGAAGAGAATACGCAAGCAGGCTCGCACCCAATTTAACAGCCTGCTCTTCCCGGTCGAAAACGGCACACTCAGCAAACAGGCGGATGAAGTATTCAATGCCTGGCAAGCCCTCATAAATGGAACTTATGCTGATCCGCAAGAAGAGTTCTGCCTGCAAGCTGCTTACCACCAATTTGTGCGCATCTTTTTTGTACGAGCATGTGAAGATCATGGATTAGTCCCGTACCTGGTTATCGACAGGAATCTGGCCCCTGTGATCCAAGATGCGTATCTTTCGCTGCTGAAGAGGGTCTATCCTCCCGGTTGTTCATCGAGGCATTATGGAAGCCAGGATTTTTTTGACTGGTTTACCCCTGATGCTCGAAGCATTTGCTCGCTGTTTCGCCTGCTTCGTCGCTACGATTTCAAGGCTCTAGGTATGGATTTGCTGGGCAGAATATATGACGAGAGTTTCATCGAGAGTAAGGGCCGCAGCGAGACAGGGCAATTTTACACACCAGACTATCTTGTGGATTACATGCTTGATACCCTCGGTATGCCTTATTGTGGTGAGCAAGATAACCAGAGTACTGCCCAGCTTCGCGCATTTCTTGAAAAGACGGTGGGAGACCTTTCTTGTGGAAGTGGGACGTTCCTGATTGCGGCAGCGGCACGTAAAAGTGCCATTTTGAGACATCTTGTTGCTAAGCATGAGATTGATCCAGAATATGCTCTTCGAATGCTTACCCAGACTTTTTTAGGCTTTGACCTCAATCCTTTCGCTTGTTATTTAGCCGAAGTGAATTTACTTATTCAATGTCTACCTTTTTTAGTTGATGAGCAAGGTCACTTGTGCCGGAGTGTTGATCGTTTCCATATTTATTGTACGGATTCTCTCGAGCCGACGTATGCGGAACAAATGCATGCTTTAATGAATGGCAAGGCTACTGAACGTATAAGTCTTCGTCCTCCACGCCCGCGAGGGCAGGCGCTTTCTGAGGAAGAGAGACGAATTATCAGCATCAAGGAAGCGAAAGGATTGCCTTTTGATCTCACACAACTCAATCCTGGCCGGCAGGGCATTGATTATCTGGTTGGCAATCCTCCTTATGTCAGTGCAGGAGAAAGTTCTGAAAACTTGCTTTACCGCAACGAAGTCTGGAATTTTGGCATTTATCATTTATTGTACCAACGCTGGGATCTCTTTGTGCCGTTTTTCGAGCGGAATCTCCAATTCCTCAGACCTGAAACTGGACGTTCAGGTTTGATTGTCTCTAATGGGATTGAGACAGAGGGATATGCTGACCGGTTACGACAAGCTCTCTCAAAAAATTATAGCCTGTTACAGATAGACTTTTTCCCCGGATTGCGCCTTTTTCAAGATGCCGCTGTAGAAAATACGATAGTGCTTCTTGAGAATCGTGCCCCTGATGAGAATCATCTTGTAAGAAGGCGCAGGCATACACAATCCGATTGTAAACATTTTGAAACGCTCCCATCTCTTCCACAAGTAGCTTCCAATGGTCAGCTTTTTCGTTGGCGTTATGATCCTATTCTTAATAAAAGCATGTCAGAAGCAACTATACCATTATGCGCCCTGGTTTATATTGGCACGGGTATTGAAGCACAAAGCGATGAGGACTCCGACCCGGTAATTGACGGGAAACGACAAAAGCGCTTTACGCTCAATGATGTATTTTTACCCCCATCTATGGGAAAAGAACGTCCTGCGGAGTATCCAGATGATGGTGTACTGGGAGATGATGTAGATCGCTATTTTCTGCGTCGAAAACGTTTTGTTGCTTATGAAAAATTCCGCCCGTACATGCGCGGTCCCAGGCATATTGCCCTCTTTCGCACCTCTGAAAAGCTGCTCTTAGGTGAAACTTCTGGTGGTTACTATGATCGCGAGGGCTTATTTGCTAATCATAGCGTGCAGGTGGTGGTTCCCTGGAAAGCATTGGAAATAGCTGGGGCGCTTGAAGAGCGGGGTATTCGAAGAGTCCTACGTAAATCACAGCAGATAACAGGATTGCAAGGTGATCTCGCATCTCTATCAGACGGCTTCGATCTGCGTTATCTATTAGCCATTGTAAATAGCCGTTTTATGCACGCCTATCTTACTTCTAATATGCACGAGGGGACGCGCAAAAATCGCGTTTATCCTGATGTCTGGAAATACTTGCCGATCAAAGTTGCTTCGCCTGAACGCCAGCAGGAGATAGCTGTACTGGTTGAAGTCGTTCAAGACGAATATCGAAAACTTGACATAATAAAAGAGGATGAGAGGGCAGAGATGCTGGCCGATATCGAGTCGAAGCTGGAGGAGATTGAGGGGTTGGTGGAAGCTCTCTATAGCGCCCTGGCTGAACCGGTGGATCTGATTTCCCATAGATATGCTTAA
- a CDS encoding tetratricopeptide repeat protein — protein MQDNIFFLPTRQAPVQPAWTVPNNLPVQLTPFIGRAAELATVCALLQRPEVRLLTLTGTGGVGKTRLALEVANNLLHDFPDGLFFVSLAPITNPDLVFPTIAHTLDLWEDYKSTVGDHQGTPLLKAYLRNRQSLLLLDNFEQVVDAAPLLIELLQDCPDLKILVTSRAVLHLHGEYEYVVPPLAVPNLKQLPGSEELVQYAAVALFMQQAQAVKPDFQLTAENAPAIAEICVRLDGLPLALVLAASRIKLLPPKALLKRLEHRLSVLTGGPSNLPLRQQTLRSTIAWSYDLLSHQEQRLFWRLSIFAGGCTLEAAEAISSTVDNGAIPVLDVAASLLDKSLLQQMEHEGEEPRFLMLETIREFGLECLRTSEEAGAISRAHIAYFLALVQQAEAYLTGTQQRHWLLRLEQETANIIAALEAAFELELHTDFVRGVNAFVSFLYIRGFYFQAEGFLIRAIQLARSLEDTAGQSKALLHLGQLAWKQGEYAQAGEYLQEGLALARQNEQLAQMSDLLHALGPVVMRRGDYSQARTYLQEALELARQIKDADRICDILITLGIATGDQKMYDQAEAYFQEGLVLARQLGNSERTCGLLSKLAVMTGQRGMHNQAEAYLREGLALADQYGHYELRCKLIVNLGWALMKQEKYLQAEKEMREGLIIARQYNLREGMIGLLSNLAEAVSKQNNPIQAEKYLQEALVVAHQAGSKYYQSSLLVDLGNLYLKQQQLDKAAQFAREALEVAPVENLWLLAYCQYNLSRITAAQGNTAEACQLAKESLLILEGMGHYDAAEAREWLNSLLEKSQEKVLPAAGERPQSTYPADLTEREVEVLRLVAQGLTNAQIADQLVVSLHTVNAHVRSIFNKLDVNSRSAATRFAIEHKLT, from the coding sequence ATGCAGGATAACATCTTCTTTCTTCCTACAAGGCAGGCCCCTGTCCAACCGGCGTGGACAGTACCAAACAATCTACCGGTGCAACTCACCCCGTTCATTGGGCGCGCAGCGGAGTTAGCAACGGTATGCGCCCTCCTGCAGCGTCCCGAGGTGCGACTCCTGACCCTCACCGGCACCGGTGGAGTAGGCAAAACCCGGCTGGCGCTAGAAGTGGCCAACAACCTGCTGCACGATTTCCCCGATGGCCTCTTCTTTGTCTCCCTGGCTCCTATCACCAATCCCGACCTGGTATTCCCCACTATTGCTCATACCCTTGATCTCTGGGAAGACTACAAGAGTACGGTGGGCGACCACCAGGGTACGCCCCTACTGAAAGCGTACCTGCGCAATCGGCAGTCGCTGCTGCTGCTAGATAACTTCGAGCAAGTTGTAGATGCGGCTCCGTTGCTAATCGAATTGTTGCAGGACTGCCCCGATCTCAAAATCCTTGTGACCAGCCGGGCCGTACTGCACTTGCATGGAGAGTACGAATATGTGGTTCCACCGCTTGCGGTCCCGAATCTCAAACAGCTTCCAGGTAGTGAAGAACTCGTTCAGTATGCGGCTGTTGCCCTCTTTATGCAGCAGGCACAGGCCGTCAAGCCAGATTTTCAATTGACCGCTGAGAATGCGCCTGCCATTGCCGAGATCTGTGTCCGCCTGGATGGATTGCCTCTCGCGTTAGTACTCGCGGCATCTCGTATCAAACTCCTACCGCCAAAAGCCCTGCTCAAGCGCTTAGAGCACCGTCTCTCCGTATTGACGGGCGGGCCGAGTAATCTACCCCTGCGCCAGCAGACGCTGCGCAGTACGATTGCCTGGAGTTATGACCTGCTGAGTCATCAGGAGCAGCGCCTCTTCTGGCGGCTCTCGATTTTCGCAGGCGGTTGCACACTGGAAGCCGCGGAAGCCATCTCCAGCACGGTTGACAATGGAGCGATCCCCGTTCTGGATGTGGCCGCTTCGCTGCTCGACAAAAGCTTGCTACAACAAATGGAACACGAGGGAGAGGAGCCGCGTTTCTTGATGCTGGAGACGATCCGTGAGTTTGGCCTGGAATGCCTGCGCACGAGCGAAGAGGCCGGGGCAATTTCGCGCGCCCATATCGCCTATTTCCTGGCATTAGTACAGCAGGCCGAAGCATATCTTACAGGAACGCAGCAACGCCACTGGTTACTGCGCCTGGAGCAGGAAACGGCGAATATCATTGCAGCGCTCGAAGCCGCCTTTGAACTGGAATTGCATACTGACTTTGTGCGAGGAGTCAATGCATTCGTCTCTTTTCTGTACATACGAGGCTTCTATTTCCAGGCGGAAGGCTTCCTGATAAGAGCTATCCAACTGGCCAGGTCTTTAGAGGATACTGCTGGTCAATCGAAAGCGCTCCTTCATCTTGGTCAATTAGCCTGGAAACAGGGAGAGTATGCACAGGCCGGGGAATATTTGCAGGAAGGTCTTGCATTAGCACGCCAGAATGAACAGCTTGCGCAGATGAGTGACCTATTGCATGCTCTTGGTCCCGTCGTCATGAGGCGTGGAGACTATTCTCAGGCCAGAACCTACCTGCAAGAAGCTCTAGAGCTGGCTCGCCAGATCAAGGATGCTGATCGTATTTGCGATATACTCATCACATTGGGCATAGCGACAGGCGATCAGAAAATGTATGATCAAGCCGAAGCATATTTTCAGGAAGGACTTGTTCTGGCACGTCAACTAGGAAATAGCGAGCGAACCTGCGGCTTGCTGTCTAAATTAGCTGTCATGACCGGGCAACGCGGCATGCATAATCAGGCCGAGGCATACTTACGCGAAGGCCTGGCGCTGGCAGATCAGTATGGTCACTATGAACTGCGGTGTAAACTGATCGTCAATCTTGGCTGGGCATTGATGAAGCAGGAAAAGTATCTTCAAGCGGAAAAGGAAATGCGAGAGGGCCTTATAATAGCGCGGCAATATAACTTGCGCGAAGGGATGATTGGTTTACTTAGCAATCTTGCAGAGGCTGTATCTAAACAAAATAATCCCATCCAGGCAGAGAAGTACTTGCAGGAGGCGCTTGTTGTAGCACATCAGGCTGGAAGCAAGTATTACCAGAGTTCGCTGCTTGTTGATCTGGGTAACCTCTATCTAAAACAACAGCAACTCGACAAAGCGGCTCAATTCGCGCGAGAGGCGCTTGAAGTGGCTCCGGTAGAAAACCTGTGGCTGCTTGCCTATTGCCAATATAACCTCTCGCGCATTACGGCAGCGCAAGGTAATACTGCTGAGGCATGCCAACTAGCAAAGGAGAGTTTACTCATTCTTGAGGGGATGGGGCATTATGACGCAGCTGAGGCCAGAGAATGGTTGAACTCATTGCTTGAAAAATCTCAGGAAAAAGTGCTGCCTGCCGCAGGCGAGCGTCCACAATCCACCTACCCTGCGGACCTGACCGAGCGCGAGGTGGAAGTGCTACGCCTGGTGGCTCAGGGCTTGACCAACGCCCAGATTGCCGATCAACTCGTCGTCAGCCTCCATACCGTCAATGCTCATGTGCGTTCGATCTTCAACAAGCTGGATGTAAACTCGCGCAGCGCAGCGACCCGCTTTGCTATCGAACACAAGCTCACCTGA
- a CDS encoding tetratricopeptide repeat protein — MRDLPAGTITLLFTDIEGSTHLLQRLGERYAELLNECRTLLRAAFSTYHGQEVDTQGDAMFAAFARASDALAAAVAAQRELAGHSWPAGEAVRVRMGLHTGEPSRIVEGYVGLDVHYAARVMSAAHGGQVLLSQTTRDLVEHDLPEGVSLRDLGEHHLKDLEQAVHLYQVVIAGLPADFPPLRTHDRRSDTLPVQPTPLIGREHEVTAVVRLLRREKVRLVTLTGPGGTGKTRLALQVAAELGNIFTGGVFFVSLASLNDPALVIPTIARTLGIWESVGQPVFTRLVEVLQDKQALLLLDNFEQVIEAAPQLADLLASCPQLKLLVTSREVLHVRSEREFAVPPLALPDPDHLPKLAALARIPAVTLFLQRAQAVRPEFKLRSTNARTVAEICVRLDGLPLAIELAAARMKLLSPQTLLARLDQPLNLLTGGARDVPARQQTLRNTIEWSYQLLNAREQRIFRWLSVFVGGCSLQAAETVCTGPDDEAGQVWDDVASLVDKSLLRRMGQTQEGSEDQRLLMLETIREYGLEALIASGEEPAARHAHAVYFLHLAEEAEPALKGPLLVDWLERLEREHDNLRAALQWSLESGKGEVALRLAIALERFWVVRGQRNEGLAFLQKALAGSAEVTTTIRAKALLVAARLAFNQSNYAQGEILAQESLALFRELGDKRGIALSLNRLGVAAWRRGDFSSARVLLEEDLALFREMGDRDRVAWSLFMHGLLDSKQGEYARASSWFEESLALFRELGNKRGIAASLTQLAGTLFVSQGVQDMIYPLLEQGLSLDREVGDKEGMAVASLLLGWVALKQGDKATARSRVEEGLTLYREMEHREGIAEALCMLGKVEVARGDYTFARTLYEGSLAMAQEIGDKELIVSGLEGLAGVVAGQGELRWATQLWGTAEALREAIGAPLPPVDRDDYEQAVATARDHLGIEAFAATWAEGRAMTVEQVLTVREQAIHPHQFRQNQHLLR, encoded by the coding sequence ATGCGTGATTTACCGGCAGGAACAATCACGTTGCTTTTCACAGATATCGAGGGGTCTACTCACCTGCTCCAAAGGCTAGGTGAACGCTATGCGGAACTGCTGAACGAGTGCCGCACCCTGCTGCGCGCCGCTTTCTCTACCTATCATGGTCAGGAGGTCGATACGCAGGGGGACGCCATGTTTGCGGCTTTTGCTCGCGCCAGTGATGCCCTCGCAGCCGCGGTAGCCGCGCAGCGTGAACTCGCCGGTCATTCCTGGCCTGCTGGCGAAGCGGTTCGTGTACGTATGGGACTGCACACCGGTGAACCATCCCGCATCGTCGAGGGGTACGTGGGTTTAGATGTTCATTACGCCGCGCGTGTGATGAGCGCTGCCCATGGAGGACAGGTGCTGCTCTCACAAACCACCCGCGACCTGGTAGAACACGACTTACCGGAGGGTGTGAGCCTGCGTGATCTTGGGGAGCACCATCTCAAGGACCTGGAGCAGGCCGTACATCTCTACCAGGTAGTGATTGCGGGTCTGCCCGCTGATTTTCCACCGCTCAGGACCCATGATCGCCGCTCAGACACGCTTCCTGTGCAGCCAACACCGCTCATTGGGCGGGAGCACGAGGTCACGGCCGTTGTGCGACTCCTGCGCCGTGAGAAGGTGCGGCTGGTGACCCTCACCGGCCCCGGCGGGACAGGCAAAACGCGCCTGGCGTTACAGGTTGCGGCAGAACTTGGCAACATATTTACCGGGGGAGTATTTTTCGTCTCGCTCGCCTCTCTCAATGACCCTGCGCTGGTCATACCTACCATTGCACGCACACTTGGCATTTGGGAGAGTGTAGGCCAGCCTGTCTTCACACGCCTGGTGGAAGTATTGCAAGACAAGCAAGCGCTGTTGCTGCTGGACAACTTCGAACAGGTAATTGAGGCAGCGCCACAGCTAGCAGACCTGCTCGCGTCCTGCCCGCAACTCAAGCTGCTCGTCACGAGCCGGGAGGTGTTGCATGTGCGTTCAGAACGCGAATTCGCGGTGCCACCACTCGCATTACCCGATCCTGATCACCTTCCCAAACTTGCAGCACTCGCACGTATACCGGCGGTGACACTTTTTCTCCAGCGCGCGCAGGCGGTGAGGCCTGAGTTCAAGTTGAGATCTACCAATGCCAGGACAGTGGCGGAGATTTGTGTTCGTTTGGATGGGCTTCCACTGGCCATCGAGCTAGCAGCGGCACGTATGAAGTTGCTCTCTCCACAGACCCTGCTCGCGCGCCTGGACCAGCCATTGAACCTGTTAACCGGTGGAGCTCGGGATGTACCAGCACGCCAGCAGACCTTGCGCAACACTATCGAATGGAGCTATCAACTGCTTAATGCCAGAGAGCAACGGATCTTCCGCTGGCTCTCCGTCTTTGTGGGTGGTTGCTCGCTGCAAGCAGCTGAAACTGTCTGTACCGGGCCGGACGATGAAGCGGGACAGGTTTGGGATGACGTAGCCTCGCTCGTCGATAAGAGTTTATTGCGACGGATGGGGCAAACTCAGGAAGGAAGTGAGGACCAGCGCCTCTTGATGCTCGAAACGATCCGCGAGTATGGGCTAGAGGCACTCATCGCCAGTGGAGAAGAGCCTGCCGCTCGACACGCGCACGCCGTCTACTTCTTGCACCTGGCGGAAGAAGCCGAACCGGCGTTGAAAGGGCCACTACTTGTGGATTGGCTGGAGCGCCTGGAGCGCGAACATGACAATCTACGAGCCGCGTTACAATGGTCCCTGGAAAGTGGAAAGGGCGAGGTAGCCTTGCGTCTCGCTATTGCATTGGAGCGATTCTGGGTAGTGCGCGGCCAGCGTAACGAGGGGCTGGCATTTCTGCAAAAGGCCCTGGCAGGAAGCGCAGAGGTGACCACTACTATTCGGGCGAAGGCTTTGCTTGTTGCTGCGCGGCTTGCTTTCAACCAGAGCAACTATGCTCAGGGTGAGATACTGGCTCAGGAGAGCCTGGCACTGTTTCGCGAGCTTGGAGACAAGCGAGGCATCGCGCTCTCTCTCAATCGACTTGGTGTGGCGGCCTGGAGACGAGGCGATTTTAGTTCAGCGCGTGTTCTATTGGAGGAGGACCTGGCCCTCTTTCGAGAAATGGGTGACCGGGACCGTGTCGCCTGGTCGCTCTTCATGCATGGATTACTTGACAGTAAGCAAGGCGAATACGCCAGGGCTTCCTCCTGGTTCGAGGAGAGCCTGGCGCTTTTTAGAGAGCTGGGCAACAAGAGGGGCATCGCTGCCTCGCTAACCCAGTTAGCAGGCACGCTCTTTGTTTCCCAGGGTGTCCAGGACATGATTTACCCGCTGCTCGAGCAAGGTCTCTCGCTAGATCGGGAAGTAGGCGACAAGGAAGGTATGGCCGTCGCGTCTCTCCTGCTAGGATGGGTAGCGCTCAAACAGGGAGATAAAGCCACTGCACGAAGCCGCGTAGAGGAGGGTTTGACGCTGTACCGGGAGATGGAGCACCGCGAAGGCATAGCGGAGGCGCTCTGTATGTTGGGGAAAGTGGAGGTGGCTCGTGGCGATTACACCTTTGCCAGGACACTCTACGAAGGAAGCCTGGCGATGGCGCAAGAGATAGGCGACAAGGAACTGATCGTCTCCGGCCTGGAGGGGTTGGCGGGTGTAGTGGCCGGGCAGGGAGAACTCAGATGGGCAACGCAGCTGTGGGGAACTGCGGAGGCATTGCGCGAAGCAATCGGTGCGCCTTTGCCACCGGTTGATCGGGACGACTATGAGCAGGCAGTGGCGACTGCTCGCGATCACCTGGGAATAGAAGCTTTTGCTGCTACGTGGGCAGAGGGACGGGCTATGACAGTGGAACAGGTGCTTACCGTGAGAGAACAAGCCATTCATCCGCATCAATTCCGGCAGAACCAGCATCTTCTCAGGTAA
- a CDS encoding MFS transporter, whose product MQLPLTIREPLALQSRMSLTRRLLPLYIAAFSQGLVLWAPIEKVFLRSLGFDQAALGLMAACYSSLIPLLDLASGILADRWSRKNILMLASVAAMLNALLGGLSRNVPTYLVSTLFFGVEVALASGTYESILYDTLLEHTGESYTFEKRLSQVKLLSSLALLSSSLIGGLVATLLSPRLAYFATIPLVAMSLGALLTFREPRLHHSEGRTSLRGHLHMVAQTLFRRGKTLRVVIVLLVTSLLLSAIFEFGPLWQLALGAPIGLYGLANATVLSAGGIGSLLSTRLALSKPITIVGVAVLLVASSLELVVVKNIAVVILAQGVLVAGGVGVNMVFTRLLHDSLPSEVRAGAASGVSALSSMAFVLFALLFGVVSQHLSIFRAGWMVVGVALLAGVLLVKATLGR is encoded by the coding sequence ATGCAGCTTCCTCTTACCATCCGTGAACCTCTGGCGCTCCAGTCACGAATGTCGCTTACCCGCCGCCTGCTGCCGCTCTACATCGCAGCTTTTTCTCAGGGATTGGTGCTCTGGGCCCCTATCGAGAAGGTGTTTCTCAGAAGCCTTGGGTTTGACCAGGCTGCCCTCGGATTGATGGCCGCCTGCTACAGCAGCCTGATTCCGCTACTCGATCTGGCCTCCGGTATCCTGGCTGATCGCTGGAGCCGCAAGAATATCCTCATGCTAGCCTCGGTCGCCGCCATGCTCAACGCCCTGCTTGGTGGACTCAGTCGCAATGTGCCGACCTATCTGGTCAGCACTCTTTTCTTCGGTGTCGAGGTGGCCCTCGCGTCGGGCACCTACGAATCGATCCTCTACGACACGCTGCTTGAACACACCGGGGAGAGTTACACATTTGAAAAGCGCCTGAGCCAGGTAAAGCTGCTAAGTAGCCTGGCTTTGCTCTCCAGTTCGCTCATAGGCGGGCTGGTGGCCACACTGCTTTCGCCCCGGCTTGCCTACTTTGCCACCATCCCGTTGGTAGCCATGTCCCTGGGCGCCCTGCTCACCTTCCGTGAGCCTCGCTTGCATCACTCCGAGGGACGTACCTCTCTCCGCGGCCATCTGCATATGGTAGCTCAGACTCTCTTCCGGCGAGGGAAGACCCTGCGTGTTGTCATCGTCTTACTCGTCACCTCGCTTCTCCTCTCAGCGATCTTCGAGTTTGGCCCGCTGTGGCAACTGGCTCTGGGCGCCCCAATCGGGCTTTATGGGCTGGCCAACGCGACAGTACTCTCTGCTGGAGGGATAGGCTCGCTGCTTTCGACCCGTCTGGCGCTTTCAAAGCCAATCACCATCGTAGGGGTGGCCGTGCTGCTGGTGGCGTCGAGTCTGGAGCTGGTGGTAGTGAAGAACATCGCGGTCGTCATCCTGGCCCAGGGAGTGCTGGTAGCGGGAGGAGTGGGGGTCAACATGGTCTTTACCCGCTTGCTGCATGACTCCCTCCCCTCAGAAGTGCGAGCGGGAGCTGCCTCAGGAGTGAGTGCCCTCTCCTCAATGGCCTTTGTACTCTTCGCACTGCTCTTTGGGGTGGTGAGCCAGCATCTCAGCATCTTTCGTGCCGGATGGATGGTGGTTGGAGTAGCCCTGCTGGCCGGTGTGCTGCTGGTCAAAGCCACTCTGGGTCGCTAA
- a CDS encoding cytidylate kinase-like family protein: MNMDAINRMRAVTISREYGSGGGEIAARLAQHLGWQLVDHEVVVEVAKALGVSEAEAQIHDEHAEGLISRILTSMQLVEPVMLIGPGTLPEADEQKYRNALHDVVEAAVTQGHVVIVGRGAQMLLGQRRDVLHARVVAPLDLRIAYVMRREGLNQNDARSRVQMKDRDRLRYLQAEYHQSPEDAHLYDVVVNTAVIDLDGAVDLIALALERKALKLGTPTGELGPGAGLPRYPGRPGDFRPPESITDSPYQ, from the coding sequence ATGAATATGGATGCGATTAACCGTATGCGTGCCGTCACCATCTCACGCGAGTATGGAAGCGGTGGGGGTGAGATAGCGGCCCGGCTTGCGCAGCATCTGGGTTGGCAACTGGTTGACCACGAGGTGGTGGTAGAGGTAGCAAAAGCCCTGGGAGTCAGTGAAGCGGAGGCGCAGATTCACGATGAACACGCTGAGGGCCTCATTTCACGTATTCTAACAAGTATGCAACTGGTTGAGCCGGTCATGCTTATTGGTCCGGGAACACTACCCGAAGCGGATGAACAAAAATACCGCAATGCCCTACATGATGTCGTAGAGGCGGCAGTGACGCAGGGACATGTAGTGATCGTAGGACGTGGAGCGCAGATGCTGCTGGGGCAGCGGCGCGATGTCCTGCACGCGAGGGTCGTAGCTCCACTGGACTTGCGCATTGCCTACGTGATGCGGCGTGAAGGTCTCAATCAGAATGATGCGCGCTCGCGGGTTCAAATGAAAGATCGAGACAGGCTACGTTACTTGCAGGCAGAGTATCATCAAAGCCCGGAGGACGCGCATTTGTATGACGTGGTGGTGAATACTGCTGTTATCGATCTGGATGGCGCTGTCGACCTGATTGCGCTGGCCCTGGAGCGCAAAGCCTTGAAGCTGGGAACGCCAACGGGAGAACTTGGCCCTGGTGCAGGCCTGCCTCGCTATCCCGGTCGCCCCGGCGATTTCCGCCCACCTGAAAGTATTACCGATTCACCGTACCAATAA